Proteins co-encoded in one Nicotiana sylvestris chromosome 7, ASM39365v2, whole genome shotgun sequence genomic window:
- the LOC104212307 gene encoding probable glycosyltransferase At3g07620, with product MTRNVTGKDLPSNYYMIGMSIFSNSNTEKSYLLMEKLFKIFVYKEGEPPLFHYGPCKNIYSMEGMFINLMEANNHFQTLNPDKAHVYFLPFSVVMILEHLFDPIIRDKAVLERILRDYVRTVSTKYPYWNRSLGADHFMLSSHDWGPRATWYVHQMYFTSIRVLCNANTSEFFNPRKDVPLPEINLLTGNINGLVEALPKSNKTILGFFAGRSHGRIRPILFRHWEEKDEDIRVYSKIPPELSYDEMMKSSKFCLCPSGYEVASPRIVEAIYANCVPVLISQNYVLPFSDVLDWDKFSIQVSVSELPNLKNILLGISEERYEKMVEGVRQVQRHFVINDPPKRYDVFHMIIHSIWLRRLNVRIHG from the exons ATGACAAGGAATGTAACAGGAAAGGATCTACCATCCAattattatatgattgggatGTCCATTTTCTCTAATAGCAACACAGAAAA GAGTTATTTGCTAATGGAGAAACTATTCAAGATATTTGTGTACAAAGAAGGAGAACCGCCTCTATTTCACTATGGTCCTTGCAAGAACATATACTCAATGGAAGGCATGTTCATTAACCTAATGGAAGCAAACAACCATTTTCAAACTCTTAATCCTGACAAAGCTCATGTCTATTTCCTTCCCTTTAGTGTTGTTATGATCCTCGAACACCTTTTCGATCCAATCATTCGCGATAAGGCCGTCTTGGAACGCATTCTTCGTGATTATGTTCGTACTGTATCGACAAAATACCCATACTGGAATAGAAGCCTTGGAGCTGATCATTTTATGCTTTCAAGCCATGATTGG GGGCCTCGAGCTACATGGTACGTGCATCAAATGTATTTCACTTCTATACGAGTATTATGCAATGCAAATACATCTGAGTTCTTTAATCCAAGAAAAGATGTACCACTTCCAGAGATTAATCTCCTCACAGGAAACATTAATGGACTTGTTGAAGCATTGCCAAAGTCAAACAAGACAATCCTAGGGTTCTTTGCAGGACGATCACACGGTCGAATTCGGCCTATACTTTTCCGACACTGggaagaaaaagatgaagataTAAGAGTTTATAGCAAAATTCCACCAGAATTATCTTATGATGAAATGATGAAAAGTAGCAAATTTTGCCTATGTCCAAGTGGTTATGAAGTTGCAAGTCCAAGAATTGTGGAGGCTATATATGCAAACTGTGTACCAGTTTTGATCTCACAAAATTATGTGCTGCCCTTTAGTGATGTTCTTGATTGGGATAAGTTCTCAATACAAGTTTCAGTAAGTGAATTACcaaacttgaaaaatattttactaGGAATTTCTgaggaaagatatgaaaaaatgGTAGAGGGAGTGAGACAAGTGCAAAGGCATTTTGTCATAAATGATCCACCAAAGAGATATGATGTGTTTCACATGATTATTCACTCTATATGGTTGAGGAGATTGAATGTCAGAATACATGGTTGA